CTCCCCCACGCTCCGCCGGCCGCGCCGAGCGCGCCTCGAGCAACGCCCAGACTCGAGCCAACCGCTCCCGCGGCGTCGCCCTCGGGATCTCACCTACGGCCTCCGCCACGTCGCCCACGACGTCGGCGACGTCTTCGACGACATCGACCGTGCTGTTCCCCTCGCCGCTCATCAGTTCCCCGAGGCCCTTGATCCGTAGTTCCGCGGCGACGCTTCCCCGCATCGGCGCGTCGACGCATCTAGGCGGATGAGGAGCGCATCGAAGACTCACGGGACGCTTCGCGCGTGAGGCGCCCCTTCAGTTCACCCGAATGGAGCCGCCTCGGTATCGGTGCGGCTCTACTTCGCTACGCGTCGGCTGCCCTACCCTGCCGGAGGAATCGGGTCCCCCGAGCTCAGTTTGGTGGATGCTTCACGCACGGAGGCGTCGCGGATGGCGAGAAGACCTTCTCCGATTTGCCGCTCGCGCACACACCTCGGCGTGGGGAACCCCAGCCGCACCGCCGCACGGCATCCAGCCCCCGCTTCGGTGCCCAGACGCATCCGTACTTCGGCCCACAGACGCAGCGGCGGACGCAACTGCGCTTCGCCGCTCCGAAGCATCCACGCATCGGCGCCGCCCCTCGCAGGTCGGCTCTCGGGGCTCCGATGCATCCACGCACCGACGCGTGTCCACGCCCGCGCACCCGCAACCACGCGCTTCGCGGTTGCCAATCCACTTCGCTTCAGCGTTCGGATGCATCACCCCCGCTGCGCAGCTACCACGCAACAGCGCTTCGCCGCTCCGAAGCATCCACGCATGGGTGCGTCAGCGTCGAGACCGAGGACGGCGACGGTGCTCGGATGCACCCCCGCACCGACGCGTGTGCGCACCCGCGCACCCGCGACCTCCGCTTCGCAGCTCCCGCGCAACTGCGCTTCGGTGCTCGGACGCATCGGCGCGCTGGCACACAGAGGCACCCGTGCACCGCCGCCTCGTAGCTCCCACACAGCAGCGCTTCGCCGCACCGACGCATCCCCGCATCGGCGCGCACACCTGCCTCGCAGCTACCGTGCAACTGCGCTTCGGTGTTCAGATGCATCCGCGCATCGCCCTACGGCGGTACCCACGCATCCGGGCATCTCCACCTCGCCGTTCCCACGCGAGCACGCTTCGGCGCACAGACGCATCCGCGCATCTACCTGCGGTTGCACCCGCGCACCGCTGCAACCTCACCCTTGGGCCCACGGCCGCGGATTGTCGCACGCCTGGTGCTGACCCGGACCCCGCCCGGCTCGAGCGCCGCGTTGCGGATCGAGGTTGGGAGGGAACACAGCCCCACAACGCCCGCAGCCCCCTCGCCTCGCGGCATCCCGACCCCGCTTCGGCGCCCAGATGCATCCGCGCTTCGAACCACGGATGCAACCACTCACGCAACTGCGCTTCGCCGCTCCCACGCATCCCCGCACAGGCGCGTCCCCGCGCACCTCCGCCTCGCAACTACCACCCGACTGCGCATCGATGCCCGGATGCATCCCCGCACCGACGCGTCTCCGCACCGGTGCTCTCGCAACCTCCGCCTCGCACGTACCACGCAACTGCATATCGATGCACGGGTGCATCCCCGCGCCGACGCGTGTCCGCACCGGCGCTCTCGCAAGCTCCGCTACGCCGCGAATCAACTACGCATCGCCGCACCGCTGCATCCCCGCACCGACGCGCGTCCGCACCGCTAACCACCCTCCGCTTCGCCGCCACCACGCAACTGCCCTTCGGCGTTCGGATGCATCTGCGCTTCGCAGCTACCACGCACCCTCGCTCCGGCGCGCCGACGCGTCCACGCAGCGGCGCGCGCCCCCGGCGCCCGCACAACCTCTGGTTCGCAACTACCACGCAACTGCGCTTCGGCGTCGGGATGCATCCGCGCATCGGCCTACGGCTGCACCCACGCACCCACGCATGTCCACATCGCCGTTCCCGCGCGAGCACGCTTCGACGCGCCGCCGCATCCGCGCATCTACCTGCGGTTGCACCCGCACACCGCTGCATCCTCATACCTGTCGTCGCGCGCCCGTTCTGAACCCGGACCCGCCCCTTGCTCGAGCACCGCTTTGCAACTCGGGGGAGGGCACACGGCCCCACAACGGCTACGAAGGCGACTCGCGGCGGGCCAGGTCTGGTCGTGGCGGCTTGATCCGTCGTTCGTCCCGCGCGCGAGCGCCGAGTCGCAGAGTTCGATCATGAGTCCGATCGAGGCCCCGGGGCCGGGCGCATCGCTGCCAGGATGCATCGCCGCTCGGACGCATCCGCGCGTGGCGCCAGACCATCGTGGTAATCTGGCGCGCCAGCGACGGAGGCATCGCCAAACGAGGCGCTCGTCGGCCTCGCGACGCCGGAGTGGAGCGGGGTAGGGCGGGGCTCCGCTCGGCCCGTCGCCCTCGCGACCAGAGGGTGGATATGACGGGGCCGGCACGTGAACGCACCTGGCGGCCGCTCGCGTTGGCACCCGCTCGTCGTCACAACTCCCGAATAGCGAAGACCGCATCCGCGCATCCGCGCACCCGCGCACCCGCGATCCGGTTCTTTGACGCACCGCCGCTTCTGCGCGAGGATGCCCCATCCAAATCGAAGGAGACTTTCGATGAGCAACCCAGCAGGAGCGATCGTCGCCGTCGTGTCCGAGAAGGGCGGGGTCGGGAAGAGCACCATCGCCGCCTCACTCGCGGCCCACTGGCACAACCTCGGACTCAAGGTCCTCGCGGTCGACCTCGACCCCCAAGGCACACTGCAGGACTGGGCCGCGATCGCGGAAGCGAACGGCGTCGATGGGCCAGCAGTGATCGGCATCGCGGATACGGTTCGAAGTGCCGTTCCCCCTCTGGCCCAGAGCCACGACATCACCGTACTCGACTGTCCCGGCCGAATGGGGCGCCGGCTCGCGGGCGCCCTCATGATCGCGGACTGCGCGGTGGTTCCCGTGCCGCCCGGCGCGCCCGACGCGTGGGCGTTGGGGCGAGTGCTCGAGAAGATCGGCGAGGCTCAGGAGCTCCGGCCCGACCTTCGGGCCGCCGTGGTGGTGAACCGCGCGATTCGCACGCGCGTGGCGCAAGCGACGGTCGAGGCGCTCGCCAACGTCGATGGCGTCGAGCACTGCCCGGTGCAGGTCGGGAATCGAGCGGCTATCGCCGAGGCGATCGCCGCGGGAACGGGCGTCACCGTCACCGCGGGCGGCAGCACGGCAGGCCTCGAGATCCGACGGCTCGCGACCTGGTTGGAGGACGTCATCGGCATTGAACCCACGGAGGCCACCCATGCCGCGTAAAGCACCGACGATCTCGGTTGGGAGCCCACGTCAGAAGAAGCCCGTCGACCCTGCCGCCGCTGCCGAGTTCGAGGCCAAGATTGAAGACGAGGGTAGGGGCGAAACGCCAGCGCTCCATGCCGTGGAGAGTCCTCCAGAGCGGGTCTCGCAGCTCCCTGAGGGCTCGGCGGAGCCGCGAAACCGGAAGGGGACCGTCCAAGCCCCGTACGTCCGCAAGAGCGACGGCGTGCCCACCGTTGCGGTGACCTTCACGGTGCCGGCCGAGCTCGCGCGACAGGTGAAGGTCTTCGCGGCCATGAACGACAAGAAGGCCTCGGAAGTTGGAGAGGCGGCACTCGAGGAGTACCTCGAGCGGCACTCCTAGCCTAGCCCAAGGGCTCGGCAATGGTCTCGACGCGGCGGGGACTCGCGCAAGGACGGCGAGGGCTTTGGGGCCATGACCGCCGAAGCCCTCGCCGCCGAGCTGGCGGTCCAGTGGGTAGCTTGGAACAGATCGTGCTCCCCCGCCCTCTTAAGCATGCCCCGCAGGGTGTTGAGTCCCGCGCCCATCGGGCGCGGCCGACTTGCTAGGCGTCGCGTCGATCAGCGATGAGAGAGCCGCGTGGACGGCTTGTCCCTTCTCGAGAGGTCCTTTGAGAAGGCGGGGGTTCCGGGGGCCAGGCCCCCGAACGCCCGTTGAGGGTGGGAGTAGCGCTCCACGACACACTCTATTTCATGCCGGCTCGCTCCCGGCAGCGCCGGCCTCCAGTCCTTCGGCCCTCGTGAAGCCATCCCCGAACACTTGAGCGGGCCACTGAGCTTCGGAGACGCAGACCAGCCCGGCCGAAGACAGCGCCGAACCGCCTGGGCCGGTCCCCAGACGGACGTCGCCCCGAGATCCCAACGGGTCTCAGGGCGAGTCAGTGCTGACAAGGCAGGCTAGGCTAGGGGGGTGCTCGGGCCAGGCGCTCTTCGGGTGGCTCGGATACCGCCGCCGGAGCCACCGCCTCCTCGAGCTCGGCCGCGACCCGTCGGCGGCGGTTGGGGAGATTCACCCAGGGCATGAGCGCGGCCACGATCAGCCGGGCGAAGTCGCGCAGCTTTCCACGCGCCCGGCGAGCGAGCGAGAGCGCCGTTCGCCCCGACATCTCGCTGTCGTAGCGGTGCTGCGCGAGGGCATACCGCTCCCTCTCTCCGCTGGAGTTCATTCGCCAGGGACCCTTGTAGGTGGCGACGACGTGGGGCGGCTGCCAGCGCGTGTACAGGCTCATCCCGGGGTGGTTGGCGACCTTCCGCCCGAGCTGCTTCGTCGCCGCCCCCAAGAGGCCGAACGGGCCGTCGCGTCGGAAAAGGGCCGCGCGCGACCACTGGGTCCCGTCGGCCTTGGGCACGAGCCAGCGGAGGGCCCCCTCGCAGAAGCCCTCGACCGTGAAGACTCCTCCACGCCAGGCCTTGCGCGCCTCCTCCGAGAGCTTGTGCCGGTGGCCCCAGAGCGCCCACGCGCAGCACACCAGCCGCCGGAACCAGGGGCTCGGCGCAACCTCCTCGCGTACGATCTCGAGAGCCGCCTTGAGCTTCCCCGTGTGTTCGGGCAGCTGCGCTCCGGCGACCTCTTCCCGCGTGATGTGGTGGGCGCGGCCGGTTCGGATCTTGTCGGCCACGGCGTAGGCGCCCGCGTAGATGGCAAGCTGCTGCCCGAGGGGCAGCTTCGCGGCCAGCTCACACGCCTTCCGCCCCGTCCCGTCCCGCATGACCGCGAGGTTCGCCGCCCGGATCTCTGGCTTCAGCTCGGGGAAGGGGGGCACGTCGCAGACCTGCCCCTCGAACATCGTCGCTCGCAGCTCCTCGAGACGCTTGCGGCTGTGCTCCAGGCGGCGCTTTCGGCGCTTCTCCCGCTTCGGCTTGTGTTTGACCTGGGGAGAGCGAGCTGCCTGCTTCGGGCTGAGTGAGGGTTCAGTCTCTTCCCCGGCGCCGGCCATCGCTACCGCCGGAGAGGGGAGGGCGTCGAAGACCCCCCCGAACACCGTGCCGGCCGGAACGGCCGGGCCACCACGGCCGTCCTCCTCGCGCTCACCGTGGGCGATGGGGTCGAGGTATGACTCCGCGACGTCTCGACCCTTCGCTGCCGACTCGCGGAAGCGTTGGGACAGCTCGTCCTCTTCGAGCCCGACCACAGCGGCTGCTCTTCGGAGGATGGACTCCCAGTGGTCCTCCTCGGACTCGGGACCCCGATGCAATTCGCCTGTCGACCGGCCGCCCGGCAAAAGTCGAAGCGACGGGCGCTTCCCCTCGTCGCCGCTCATCGGGCCCTCGCGCGGCTGGCAGGGTGCGGACGCACCGCTGCCTCAACCCTTGCGATTTCGAGGGTTTGGACACACCTAGCCAGCGCCGATCGGGCCCGCTGAACGCACCGATCCGGTGCCGGATCGGATGTGACGGGCGCCTCAACGAAAACGGCGGACTGGGCACAAACGGGCCCGTCCGCCGGAATTCGGTTGACCGCCGGGGTTGCTCCCCGTAGCGTCATTCTCAAA
This is a stretch of genomic DNA from Sandaracinaceae bacterium. It encodes these proteins:
- a CDS encoding ParA family protein; the protein is MSNPAGAIVAVVSEKGGVGKSTIAASLAAHWHNLGLKVLAVDLDPQGTLQDWAAIAEANGVDGPAVIGIADTVRSAVPPLAQSHDITVLDCPGRMGRRLAGALMIADCAVVPVPPGAPDAWALGRVLEKIGEAQELRPDLRAAVVVNRAIRTRVAQATVEALANVDGVEHCPVQVGNRAAIAEAIAAGTGVTVTAGGSTAGLEIRRLATWLEDVIGIEPTEATHAA